A window from Dioscorea cayenensis subsp. rotundata cultivar TDr96_F1 chromosome 10, TDr96_F1_v2_PseudoChromosome.rev07_lg8_w22 25.fasta, whole genome shotgun sequence encodes these proteins:
- the LOC120270315 gene encoding uncharacterized protein LOC120270315, whose amino-acid sequence MAPYEALYGRRCRSPICWDDVGERKLLGPEIVQLTVEKVHLIRDRLRAAQSRQKSYADNRRRSLEFQVGDHVFLRVAPTKGVIRFGVRGKLSPRFIGPFEILERIGEVAYRLALPPSLSRVHDVFHVSMLKKFIPNPDHVIQFSDFELSNDLTYEERPIKIVDFKEQTLRRRVISYIKVQWSNHSEREATWELESEIKERYPYLYDTSGKSLED is encoded by the coding sequence ATGGCTCCTTATGAGGCACTGTATGGCAGGAGATGTAGGTCACCTATTTGTTGGGATGATGTAGGAGAACGTAAATTGTTAGGGCCAGAGATTGTGCAGTTGACAGTGGAGAAAGTTCATCTTATCAGAGATCGTCTGCGAGCAGCTCAGAGCAGGCAGAAAAGTTATGCAGATAATAGGAGAAGAAGCTTGGAGTTTCAGGTGGGTGATCATGTGTTCTTAAGAGTAGCTCCCACCAAAGGAGTTATTCGTTTTGGTGTGAGAGGGAAGCTCAGCCCTCGGTTTATTGGTCCGTTTGAGATCTTAGAACGCATTGGTGAGGTGGCATATCGACTTGCATTACCACCTTCACTGTCTCGGGTACATGATGTGTTCCATGTTTCTATGCTGAAGAAGTTCATTCCGAATCCTGACCATGTGATACAGTTTTCTGACTTTGAGCTTAGTAATGATTTGACGTATGAGGAGCGACCTATAAAGATTGTGGATTTTAAAGAGCAAACATTGAGAAGACGGGTCATTTCTTATATCAAGGTTCAATGGAGCAATCATTCAGAGCGTGAAGCAACTTGGGAGTTAGAGTCTGAGATAAAAGAGAGATATCCGTATCTTTATGATACTTCAGGtaagagtttagaggactaa